One stretch of Flavobacterium sp. 9 DNA includes these proteins:
- the fabG gene encoding 3-oxoacyl-[acyl-carrier-protein] reductase, with product MKLLEGKVAIITGASRGIGRGIAEVFAKHGANVAFTYSSSVASAEALEAELNSLGVKAKGYQSNAADFNEAQTFVDAVLADFGTVDILINNAGITKDNLLMRMSEADFDQVIDVNLKSVFNMTKAIQRTFLKQRAGSIINISSVVGVSGNAGQTNYAASKAGAIGFTKSVALELGSRNIRCNAIAPGFIETEMTAKLPEDVVKGWREGIPLKRGGTVEDVANACLFLASDMSAYVTGQVLNVCGGMLT from the coding sequence ATGAAATTACTAGAAGGAAAAGTTGCCATCATTACGGGCGCTAGTCGTGGAATTGGAAGAGGAATCGCTGAAGTTTTTGCTAAACATGGTGCAAACGTTGCTTTTACATACAGCTCATCTGTAGCATCTGCAGAAGCGTTGGAAGCTGAGTTGAACAGTTTAGGAGTTAAAGCAAAAGGATACCAGTCAAATGCGGCCGATTTTAATGAAGCACAAACTTTTGTTGACGCTGTTTTGGCTGATTTTGGAACAGTTGATATTTTGATTAACAACGCTGGAATTACAAAAGATAACCTATTAATGCGTATGTCTGAGGCTGATTTTGACCAGGTTATTGATGTCAATTTGAAGTCAGTATTTAATATGACAAAAGCAATTCAAAGAACTTTCCTGAAACAACGTGCAGGTTCTATCATCAATATTAGTTCAGTTGTTGGAGTATCAGGAAACGCAGGACAAACTAACTATGCAGCATCTAAAGCTGGTGCAATTGGTTTTACAAAATCAGTAGCATTAGAATTAGGTTCTCGTAATATTCGTTGTAATGCAATTGCTCCAGGATTTATCGAAACTGAAATGACAGCAAAATTGCCGGAAGATGTAGTAAAAGGATGGAGAGAAGGAATTCCGTTGAAACGCGGAGGAACAGTAGAAGATGTGGCAAATGCTTGTCTTTTCCTTGCTTCAGATATGAGTGCATACGTTACAGGACAAGTCCTTAATGTTTGCGGAGGAATGTTGACATAA
- a CDS encoding LysR family transcriptional regulator, protein MDFRLKVFYTVALRLNFTKAATELYISQPAVSKHIQELEETYKTKLFERNGSKIALTPAGEILLKHTKNIFEIYREIDFDMSSFINERQGLLRLGASTTIAQYLISPVLARFHQKQKDIKVNLLNGNTEQIENALINKEIEIGIVEGQSKNQSIKYIPFLKDELVLVCNINNPFAKKNEVSVEDLKAMKFITRERGSGTLEVIEFALKQIGFRITDLQIEMQLGSTESIKSYLLNSDCFAFMSIHAVDKELKNNELMVLDVENLSVERYFYIITLLGKTDSLSELFIQNISSYYNLGL, encoded by the coding sequence ATGGATTTCAGGCTAAAAGTATTCTACACCGTTGCACTCCGCTTAAATTTTACAAAAGCGGCTACTGAATTATATATCTCGCAGCCAGCAGTTTCTAAACACATTCAGGAACTGGAAGAAACTTATAAAACAAAACTTTTTGAGCGTAATGGTTCTAAAATTGCATTAACTCCAGCCGGAGAAATTCTGCTAAAGCATACCAAAAATATCTTCGAAATTTATCGTGAAATTGACTTTGATATGAGTTCTTTTATAAACGAACGTCAGGGTTTATTGCGTTTAGGAGCAAGTACAACAATTGCGCAATATCTTATTTCGCCGGTTTTGGCTCGTTTTCACCAAAAGCAAAAAGATATAAAAGTCAATTTGCTAAACGGAAATACAGAGCAAATCGAGAATGCTTTAATCAACAAAGAAATAGAAATAGGAATTGTAGAAGGACAATCTAAAAATCAGTCTATAAAGTATATTCCGTTTTTAAAAGATGAATTGGTTTTGGTTTGTAATATCAATAATCCTTTTGCAAAGAAAAATGAAGTTTCGGTTGAAGATTTAAAAGCAATGAAATTCATAACTCGTGAACGTGGTTCTGGAACACTTGAAGTTATAGAATTTGCTTTGAAACAAATTGGTTTTAGAATAACCGATTTACAAATTGAAATGCAATTAGGAAGCACAGAAAGCATAAAATCATATTTATTAAATTCAGATTGTTTTGCTTTTATGTCAATACACGCAGTAGATAAAGAGCTTAAAAACAATGAACTTATGGTTTTGGATGTAGAAAATCTATCCGTCGAAAGATATTTTTATATCATCACTTTACTAGGAAAAACAGATTCATTGTCAGAACTTTTTATTCAGAATATTTCTTCTTACTATAACTTGGGGTTATAG
- a CDS encoding YeiH family protein — translation MKTKQHTSSHLLEVNLYIQQGIFTLIIALCLFSIISPPIALLLGVIMVNIFGNPFVEFNNKAITYLLQFSVVGLGFGMNASSALSAGKEGFLLTIFSIFSTLILGTFLGKWLRTDRKTSHLISCGTAICGGSAIAAISPVIKSNENQTSIALGVIFILNSIALFVFPFIGHQLDLSQKDFGLWCAIAIHDTSSVVGAANKYGAEALQIATTVKLARALWIIPISILTAVIFKSKNSKIKIPYFIGLFILAMLFNTYVPATAIIAPHIVGIAKIGLTITLFLIGATLNINTLKSVGVKPLLQGIFLWIFIACLGLASILYFH, via the coding sequence TTGAAAACGAAACAACATACAAGCTCACATTTATTAGAAGTTAACCTTTATATACAACAAGGAATTTTTACTTTGATTATTGCTCTTTGCTTATTTTCTATAATTTCTCCGCCAATTGCATTATTATTAGGAGTTATAATGGTGAATATTTTTGGAAATCCATTTGTTGAATTCAATAATAAAGCGATTACTTATTTATTACAATTTTCTGTAGTTGGTTTAGGTTTCGGAATGAATGCTTCCAGCGCACTTTCTGCCGGAAAAGAAGGTTTTTTACTGACTATATTTTCTATTTTCAGCACTTTAATATTAGGTACATTTCTAGGGAAATGGCTTAGAACGGATAGAAAAACATCACATTTAATATCTTGCGGAACTGCTATTTGTGGAGGAAGCGCGATTGCAGCGATTTCACCAGTTATAAAATCAAATGAAAATCAAACCTCAATCGCATTAGGCGTAATCTTTATTCTGAATTCGATCGCATTATTTGTTTTCCCGTTTATCGGACATCAGCTTGACTTATCTCAGAAAGACTTCGGATTATGGTGCGCAATTGCTATTCACGACACAAGTTCTGTAGTTGGAGCAGCAAATAAATATGGAGCCGAAGCTTTGCAAATTGCAACAACTGTAAAATTAGCCAGAGCATTATGGATTATTCCAATTTCGATTTTGACTGCCGTAATTTTTAAAAGTAAAAACAGTAAAATTAAAATTCCTTACTTCATAGGATTATTTATTCTTGCGATGCTTTTTAATACTTATGTGCCGGCAACTGCTATTATTGCGCCTCATATTGTGGGAATTGCAAAAATTGGATTAACAATCACATTGTTTCTGATTGGAGCAACCTTGAATATAAATACTTTAAAATCAGTAGGCGTGAAGCCGTTGTTACAAGGAATCTTCCTTTGGATATTTATCGCTTGTTTAGGATTAGCTTCAATACTATACTTTCATTAA
- a CDS encoding zinc dependent phospholipase C family protein, translating to MKNFKMKPKLIAFFALGIGFLTLSWGIVGHERINKAAVMALPQSIQVFFYNHIDFITQEASVPDIRKYALNYKDENPRHYFDMESFGSPETFPKTLEEAKTKYDAKFLNENGILPWYIEDMMVKLTKAFKEKNRAEILFLAADLGHYIGDAHMPLHTSANHDGQLTDQKGIHSLWESRLPELFAKNYKLNVPQAQYYEDVHKATWDMINDTHSLVEPLLAVDKKLRTATPENQVFEMDADGKVAKTKYNTAKFSEKYAAKLHQELNGMVESQMRKAIAATASFWYTAWVNAGKPDLSKLDSFEVTQRNNESLKQDQKLYQDGYLFGMKNQND from the coding sequence ATGAAAAACTTTAAAATGAAACCAAAACTAATTGCTTTTTTTGCATTAGGAATTGGATTTTTGACATTATCCTGGGGAATCGTTGGACATGAACGTATTAACAAAGCAGCGGTAATGGCTTTACCTCAATCGATACAAGTGTTTTTTTACAATCACATTGATTTTATTACTCAGGAAGCTTCTGTACCGGACATCCGTAAATATGCTTTAAATTATAAAGACGAAAATCCAAGACATTATTTTGACATGGAAAGTTTTGGTTCGCCAGAGACTTTTCCAAAAACTTTAGAAGAAGCAAAGACTAAATACGACGCTAAATTTTTGAATGAAAACGGTATTTTGCCTTGGTATATCGAAGATATGATGGTAAAATTAACTAAAGCTTTTAAAGAGAAAAACAGAGCTGAAATTTTATTCCTTGCAGCAGATTTAGGTCATTATATTGGTGATGCACATATGCCATTGCATACGTCTGCAAATCATGACGGACAATTAACGGATCAAAAAGGAATTCATTCACTTTGGGAAAGCAGATTACCTGAGTTATTTGCTAAAAACTACAAGTTAAATGTACCGCAAGCGCAGTATTACGAAGATGTTCACAAAGCAACTTGGGACATGATTAATGATACTCATAGTTTAGTCGAGCCTTTATTGGCAGTTGATAAAAAACTAAGAACTGCAACTCCGGAAAATCAGGTTTTTGAAATGGATGCAGATGGAAAAGTGGCTAAAACTAAATACAATACAGCTAAATTCTCTGAAAAATATGCTGCTAAATTGCACCAGGAATTAAACGGAATGGTTGAAAGCCAAATGAGAAAAGCAATTGCTGCAACAGCAAGTTTTTGGTATACTGCCTGGGTAAACGCTGGAAAACCAGATTTAAGCAAGTTAGATTCATTTGAAGTTACACAACGTAACAATGAATCTTTGAAACAAGATCAAAAATTATATCAGGACGGATACTTATTCGGGATGAAGAATCAGAATGACTAA
- a CDS encoding LTA synthase family protein: MTFYKKYSPLFNLALFYFIVSFVLRIVLFFHPITQSSFTILESLKIFSLGLVSDFFVFAVAGIFLWLYLITVSNTKYNKPWGYIILGGFIALFLYVASGKSIVTEYGGALPNIVLIFIGIKMTLFALLLFIPKQREKIRYWLFAFVVFLYVLLILQNGLSEYFFWNEFGVKYNFIAVNYLIYTNEVIGNIMQSYPVIPIFSALFLITGIITYLILKKSKNFINEIPSFSEKIKISAVYITLFVISLIAIPTLAKTENSKNVFVNELQANGLYKFYLAFQNNKLDYFKFYKTLPNQEAFALLKQQFPTISGENTSRKITSDSLENHKNVVLITIESYSAEFMKMYGNEQNITPFLDSLAQKSLLFTNLYAAGNRTVRGLEAVTLCLPPTAGESVVKREDNKNKFSTGAIFKQKGYNVKFMYGGDAFFDNMQDFYSGNGYEIVDKSSFSPEEITFSNVWGVCDEDMYNKAIKVMNAEAKENKPFFNHIMTVSNHRPFTYPNNKIDIPGDIKSRDGGVKYTDYSLRKFFEMASKQPWFKNTVFVIVADHCASSAGKTQLPLDKYRIPAFIYTPDAKPEKYNNIMSQIDLMPTLFGLLNFSYESKFFGQDVLKPDYKPRAFIATYQDLGLIKDNVLTILSPKQQVKQFDLEINPKPGLAPEFQIDYNEIPTNKERADLINETISFYQTASDMLKKKKYQK; the protein is encoded by the coding sequence ATGACTTTTTACAAGAAATATTCCCCACTTTTCAATCTTGCATTGTTTTACTTTATCGTAAGCTTTGTTCTACGAATTGTTTTGTTTTTTCATCCTATAACTCAAAGCTCATTTACTATTCTTGAAAGCCTGAAAATCTTTTCATTAGGACTTGTTTCAGATTTCTTTGTTTTTGCAGTTGCAGGTATTTTTTTATGGCTGTATTTAATTACTGTTTCTAACACTAAATACAATAAACCTTGGGGTTACATCATTTTAGGTGGTTTTATAGCGCTATTCCTTTATGTTGCTTCAGGTAAAAGTATCGTTACAGAATATGGCGGAGCTTTGCCAAATATTGTTTTAATTTTTATTGGAATTAAAATGACTCTTTTTGCTCTTTTACTTTTTATTCCAAAACAAAGAGAGAAAATCAGATATTGGTTATTTGCTTTTGTGGTTTTTCTGTATGTTTTATTGATTCTTCAAAATGGTTTAAGTGAATATTTCTTCTGGAATGAATTTGGTGTTAAATACAATTTTATTGCTGTTAACTATCTAATTTATACAAATGAAGTTATCGGGAATATTATGCAGTCTTACCCTGTTATTCCAATATTTTCGGCTTTGTTTTTAATAACCGGAATCATTACTTATCTTATTCTTAAAAAATCTAAAAATTTCATCAACGAGATTCCTTCTTTTAGTGAGAAAATAAAAATCAGCGCGGTTTATATAACCTTGTTCGTAATTTCTTTGATTGCAATTCCTACTTTGGCTAAGACCGAAAACTCTAAAAATGTCTTTGTAAATGAATTACAAGCTAATGGATTGTATAAATTCTATCTTGCTTTTCAGAATAATAAATTAGATTATTTTAAATTCTATAAAACGTTACCAAATCAGGAAGCTTTTGCATTATTAAAACAACAATTCCCAACCATTTCAGGCGAAAATACTTCACGTAAAATAACGAGTGATTCTCTTGAAAATCACAAGAATGTTGTATTAATTACTATCGAAAGTTATAGCGCCGAATTCATGAAAATGTACGGAAACGAGCAAAACATTACTCCTTTCTTAGATAGTTTGGCTCAGAAAAGTTTACTGTTTACCAATTTATATGCTGCCGGAAACAGAACGGTTCGCGGACTTGAAGCAGTAACTTTATGCTTACCTCCAACTGCCGGAGAAAGTGTTGTAAAAAGAGAAGACAATAAGAATAAATTCTCAACTGGAGCAATCTTCAAACAAAAAGGTTACAATGTAAAATTCATGTATGGCGGAGATGCTTTCTTTGATAATATGCAGGATTTCTACAGCGGAAATGGTTACGAAATTGTAGACAAATCAAGTTTTTCTCCTGAAGAAATTACGTTTTCTAATGTTTGGGGCGTTTGCGACGAAGATATGTACAACAAGGCGATTAAGGTTATGAATGCTGAAGCAAAGGAAAACAAACCTTTCTTTAACCATATTATGACTGTTAGTAATCACAGGCCTTTTACTTATCCAAATAATAAAATTGATATACCCGGAGATATTAAATCACGTGACGGCGGAGTAAAATACACGGATTATTCATTGAGAAAATTCTTTGAAATGGCGAGTAAACAGCCTTGGTTCAAAAATACTGTTTTCGTAATTGTTGCTGACCATTGTGCTTCAAGCGCGGGAAAAACACAACTTCCGTTAGACAAATACAGAATCCCAGCTTTTATATATACTCCAGATGCAAAACCTGAAAAGTATAATAACATAATGTCGCAAATTGATCTTATGCCAACGCTTTTTGGATTATTGAATTTTAGTTATGAAAGTAAATTCTTTGGTCAGGATGTTCTAAAACCTGATTACAAACCAAGAGCTTTTATTGCAACTTATCAGGATTTAGGTTTGATTAAGGATAATGTTTTAACTATTTTATCTCCTAAACAGCAAGTAAAACAGTTTGATTTAGAAATCAATCCAAAACCAGGTCTTGCTCCTGAATTTCAAATTGATTACAATGAAATTCCAACGAATAAAGAAAGAGCTGATTTGATTAATGAAACTATTTCGTTTTATCAAACGGCTTCAGATATGTTGAAGAAAAAGAAATATCAGAAGTAG
- a CDS encoding response regulator transcription factor, whose protein sequence is MHILIVEDELGIVQFLQQGLQEEGYQITTANDGSKGFELVQEQKFDLILLDWMLPKINGLALCKAIRIKDQTTPIIFLTAKDTVQETIEGLKAGANDYIKKPFSFEELVERIKIHFRNQKKAEILTLGTITIDLSKHVVLKNAEEVSLTQREFELLTYLIKNKGKVCTRNQILKDVWEINFEYDTGVIDVFMNAIRKKLNLKIEEDYIKTIRGIGYIANDL, encoded by the coding sequence ATGCACATTTTAATAGTTGAAGATGAACTAGGTATCGTTCAGTTTTTACAGCAAGGTCTACAAGAAGAAGGATATCAAATTACAACCGCAAATGATGGTTCAAAAGGTTTTGAATTGGTTCAGGAACAAAAGTTTGACTTAATTTTGTTGGATTGGATGTTGCCAAAAATTAATGGTTTGGCCTTGTGTAAAGCTATAAGAATCAAGGATCAAACAACACCAATTATTTTTCTGACCGCAAAAGATACCGTTCAGGAAACAATTGAAGGATTAAAAGCAGGCGCAAATGATTATATCAAGAAACCTTTTAGTTTTGAAGAACTCGTAGAACGTATTAAGATTCATTTTAGAAATCAAAAAAAAGCAGAAATACTTACTTTAGGAACAATTACAATAGATTTATCAAAACATGTTGTTCTAAAAAACGCCGAAGAAGTTTCTCTTACACAACGAGAGTTTGAATTACTGACTTATCTTATTAAGAATAAAGGAAAAGTTTGTACACGAAATCAAATCTTAAAAGATGTTTGGGAGATAAATTTTGAATATGATACCGGCGTAATTGATGTTTTTATGAACGCAATCAGAAAAAAACTCAATTTAAAAATTGAAGAAGATTATATTAAAACAATTCGCGGTATTGGATATATCGCTAACGACTTATAA
- a CDS encoding cell wall metabolism sensor histidine kinase WalK, translating into MLQLSFKNRIALNYIITTGLLILVVFSIIYSIVKHTVYSHIDENINVEIKNHLEELKVVNGKVIFIDAEEWKEREHNTVDVNPVFVEFLDLNKKVIEKAPNLKTETLEFKDSVEDFKLFDTKLGDHAVRQIQVPLHINNKKIGYVIVAMSLADSRMVLNNLFDIMSLSFLGILILLFFIARFFAGRSIKPINAIINTSKIITKDNLKTRIPLPRTRDELYTLSKTINNLLNRIEDAIEREKQFTSDASHELRTPLTVIKGTLEVLIRKPRDNKEYEEKINYCIKEVDHLNMLVDQLLLMARFENQKKGISPETVYLNAMILDVLTLNSEKINNLNIDIKFDALEDYYIKSDNFLVVTILRNIISNAIKYTKKDGAVSILLSKQNEKIICKISDNGIGIAKEDLEAIFNPFFRSNSTDHPEIKGTGLGLSIVKRITELLHIKFKIESEIGVGTTVFLSFNENLKSLS; encoded by the coding sequence ATGTTGCAACTTTCTTTTAAAAACAGAATTGCCTTAAACTATATTATCACGACAGGTTTGTTGATTTTGGTAGTTTTCTCTATTATATATTCCATTGTAAAACATACTGTTTATAGCCATATTGATGAAAATATCAATGTCGAAATCAAAAATCATTTAGAAGAATTAAAGGTTGTAAATGGCAAAGTAATTTTTATTGATGCCGAAGAGTGGAAAGAACGCGAACATAATACTGTTGACGTGAATCCGGTTTTTGTAGAGTTTTTAGATTTGAATAAAAAAGTGATAGAAAAAGCACCAAATCTAAAAACAGAAACACTTGAATTCAAAGATTCGGTAGAAGATTTTAAGCTATTTGATACTAAATTAGGCGATCATGCTGTACGACAAATTCAGGTTCCACTTCATATTAATAATAAGAAAATAGGATATGTAATTGTCGCAATGTCATTGGCAGATTCTAGAATGGTATTGAATAATTTGTTTGACATTATGTCTCTATCATTCCTGGGGATTTTAATTTTGTTGTTTTTTATAGCACGATTTTTTGCTGGCCGAAGTATAAAACCGATAAATGCGATTATAAATACCTCAAAAATAATTACAAAAGATAACCTGAAAACACGAATTCCCTTACCCAGAACACGTGATGAATTGTATACACTTTCTAAAACCATAAACAATTTATTAAACCGAATTGAAGATGCAATAGAACGTGAAAAACAGTTTACGTCTGATGCTTCTCATGAATTAAGAACGCCTTTGACAGTAATTAAGGGAACGCTTGAAGTTTTGATTCGTAAACCTCGTGATAATAAGGAATATGAAGAAAAAATAAATTATTGCATTAAAGAAGTAGATCACTTAAATATGTTAGTGGATCAGCTTTTATTAATGGCTCGTTTTGAGAATCAAAAGAAAGGTATAAGTCCGGAAACGGTTTATTTAAACGCAATGATTTTGGATGTTTTAACGCTAAATTCTGAGAAGATAAACAATCTGAATATCGATATAAAATTCGATGCTTTAGAAGACTATTACATCAAATCAGATAATTTCTTAGTAGTGACAATTCTTAGAAATATTATTTCGAATGCAATTAAATACACTAAAAAAGACGGAGCAGTTTCAATTTTACTTTCGAAACAAAATGAAAAAATAATCTGTAAAATTTCTGATAACGGAATCGGAATTGCCAAAGAAGATCTGGAAGCAATTTTTAATCCTTTCTTTAGATCAAATTCAACAGATCATCCTGAAATTAAAGGAACTGGATTAGGATTATCAATTGTAAAAAGAATTACAGAATTGCTGCATATTAAGTTTAAAATCGAGAGCGAAATAGGAGTTGGAACCACTGTTTTTTTGAGTTTTAATGAAAACCTGAAATCGTTATCGTAG
- the hisG gene encoding ATP phosphoribosyltransferase translates to MSTLKIAIQKSGRLNEDSIQILKDCGISINNGNDQLKAEASNFPLEVLYLRNSDIPQYLIDGVVDLAIVGDNLLVEKGKHIEVIQKLGFSKCKVSVAVPKAFNYNSIQDLAGLRIATSYPNTVNEYFDSFGLKVDIHQISGSVEIAPNIGLADAIVDIVSSGSTLFKNNLREVEVILKSEAVLAVSPKVSPEIQKHIDTLKFRIQSVLRARNSKYILMNVPNDKIDEIGKILPVLRSLTVLPLAQEGWSSVHSVIDKDTFWDVIDKLKEAGAEGILVCPIEKMVL, encoded by the coding sequence ATGAGTACATTAAAAATTGCAATTCAAAAATCTGGTCGTTTAAACGAAGACAGCATTCAAATCTTAAAAGATTGCGGTATTTCGATCAACAACGGAAACGATCAATTAAAAGCTGAGGCTTCAAATTTTCCATTAGAAGTTTTGTACCTGAGAAATTCAGATATTCCCCAATATTTAATTGACGGAGTCGTAGATCTTGCTATTGTAGGAGATAATTTATTGGTAGAAAAAGGAAAACATATTGAAGTAATTCAAAAATTAGGATTTTCAAAATGTAAGGTTTCTGTTGCAGTTCCTAAAGCCTTCAATTACAACTCAATTCAGGATTTGGCAGGTTTACGTATTGCAACTTCTTACCCAAATACAGTTAATGAATATTTCGATTCTTTTGGATTAAAAGTTGATATTCACCAAATTTCAGGTTCTGTAGAAATTGCTCCAAATATTGGTCTTGCTGATGCAATTGTAGATATCGTATCAAGCGGAAGTACTTTATTCAAAAACAACTTAAGAGAAGTAGAAGTTATACTTAAAAGTGAAGCAGTTTTGGCAGTTTCTCCAAAAGTTTCACCGGAAATTCAGAAGCACATCGATACTTTAAAATTCAGAATACAATCGGTTTTAAGAGCAAGAAATTCAAAATATATTTTGATGAATGTACCAAACGATAAAATTGACGAAATTGGTAAAATATTGCCGGTTTTAAGAAGTTTAACCGTTTTACCACTAGCACAAGAAGGCTGGAGTAGTGTACACTCAGTAATTGATAAAGATACTTTTTGGGATGTAATCGACAAATTAAAAGAGGCTGGAGCCGAAGGAATTTTAGTTTGCCCAATTGAGAAAATGGTACTTTAG
- the hisD gene encoding histidinol dehydrogenase, producing the protein MIKIDNPKPETWSEILKRPTKTIDDIEVTVKEIFKEVQKKGDEAVAKYTSIFDGITLENYEVTTEEIQEAIGLISDELKEAIQLAKANILKFHTAQKTERISIETTEGVNCWQEKRPIQKIGLYIPGGTAPLFSTVLMLAVPAEIAGCKEIVLCSPPDKTGKINPAILYAANLCGVTKILKVGGIQAIAGMTFGTKSIPKVYKIFGPGNQFVTVAKQLATQFGVAIDMPAGPSELLVVADDTAVPAFVASDLLSQAEHGTDSQVILVSTSKRLIDAVENEIQTQIEVLPRKEIAKKAIENSKLIFVENDQIALELINEYGPEHFIICSEFDDFYCNGIVNAGSVFIGNYTPESAGDYASGTNHTLPTNGYAKNYSGVNLDSFMKSMTFQKISKEGIQNIGKAIEVMAEAEGLQAHKNAVTLRLKSLE; encoded by the coding sequence ATGATTAAAATAGACAATCCAAAACCAGAAACCTGGTCAGAAATATTAAAAAGACCAACCAAAACTATCGATGATATCGAAGTTACGGTAAAAGAAATTTTTAAAGAAGTTCAGAAAAAAGGAGATGAAGCTGTTGCTAAATACACTTCGATTTTTGACGGAATCACTTTAGAAAATTACGAAGTTACAACTGAAGAAATTCAGGAAGCAATTGGTTTGATTTCAGATGAACTGAAAGAAGCGATTCAATTAGCAAAAGCAAATATTCTAAAATTTCACACTGCTCAAAAAACAGAACGAATTTCGATCGAAACCACAGAAGGTGTTAATTGTTGGCAGGAAAAAAGACCAATTCAAAAAATCGGACTTTATATTCCGGGAGGAACAGCGCCTTTGTTTTCAACAGTTTTAATGTTGGCCGTTCCTGCTGAAATTGCAGGTTGCAAAGAAATCGTATTATGTTCGCCACCAGATAAAACAGGAAAAATTAATCCTGCTATTTTATATGCAGCCAATTTATGTGGCGTAACCAAAATCTTAAAAGTAGGCGGAATCCAGGCAATCGCAGGAATGACATTCGGGACAAAATCAATTCCGAAAGTTTATAAAATCTTCGGACCTGGAAATCAATTTGTAACCGTTGCCAAACAATTAGCAACACAATTTGGAGTAGCGATCGATATGCCGGCAGGACCATCGGAATTATTGGTTGTGGCTGATGATACTGCGGTTCCTGCGTTTGTAGCTTCGGATTTGTTATCTCAGGCAGAACACGGAACGGATAGTCAGGTGATTTTAGTTTCGACTTCAAAAAGATTAATTGATGCTGTCGAAAATGAAATTCAGACTCAAATTGAAGTTCTTCCACGAAAGGAAATTGCTAAAAAAGCGATTGAAAATTCAAAATTGATTTTTGTTGAAAACGACCAAATTGCTTTAGAATTAATCAATGAATACGGACCGGAACACTTTATTATCTGTTCAGAATTTGATGATTTCTATTGCAACGGAATTGTAAATGCAGGTTCTGTTTTTATTGGAAATTATACTCCGGAAAGCGCTGGTGATTATGCTTCCGGAACAAATCATACTTTGCCAACAAACGGATACGCAAAGAATTATAGCGGTGTAAATCTGGATAGTTTCATGAAATCAATGACTTTTCAGAAAATATCTAAAGAAGGAATTCAAAACATTGGAAAAGCGATTGAAGTTATGGCTGAAGCCGAAGGTTTGCAAGCGCACAAAAATGCTGTGACGCTTCGCTTAAAGAGTTTGGAGTAG